The following coding sequences lie in one Silvanigrella aquatica genomic window:
- a CDS encoding putative DNA-binding domain-containing protein has translation MNKFSILTLQKRFADFLKRGSLNSNHEIENSIVNQSSISVEERLLIYKNAYKIRMHETLKQDYPKVYQVLNQEMFYELVEEYLMRSPSQNWNLNDFSSNLPNFIAQSKWSIEYKFLSDLAEFEWLKVLSFYSDEITPFNFSEISKIPVENHNKIVLYLAPSVVLYRARWAVHCVGNKKFIPKRSHFYIIYKNKGEVHSENIPQVMWRILMKISEGLCIEKIIDSDNTLDEQKISKNFHKWVSKGIISHYSYTEE, from the coding sequence ATGAACAAGTTCTCAATATTAACTCTTCAAAAGAGGTTTGCTGATTTTTTAAAACGTGGTTCATTAAATTCTAATCACGAGATAGAAAACTCTATTGTCAATCAGTCCTCTATATCTGTAGAAGAAAGACTCTTAATTTATAAAAATGCTTATAAAATAAGAATGCATGAAACTTTGAAACAGGATTATCCTAAAGTCTATCAAGTACTCAATCAAGAAATGTTTTATGAGTTGGTTGAAGAATATTTAATGAGAAGTCCTTCGCAGAATTGGAATTTAAATGACTTTAGTTCAAATCTTCCAAATTTTATAGCTCAATCTAAATGGAGTATAGAATATAAATTCCTTTCAGATTTAGCAGAGTTTGAATGGCTGAAAGTATTGTCATTTTACTCAGATGAAATAACTCCTTTTAATTTTTCTGAAATTTCAAAAATACCTGTTGAAAATCATAATAAAATTGTATTATATTTAGCTCCCTCAGTCGTATTATATAGAGCGAGATGGGCTGTTCATTGTGTGGGAAATAAAAAATTTATTCCTAAAAGAAGTCATTTTTATATTATATATAAAAATAAAGGAGAGGTTCATTCTGAAAATATTCCACAAGTAATGTGGAGAATCTTAATGAAAATATCCGAAGGATTGTGTATTGAAAAAATTATTGATTCAGACAATACTTTAGATGAGCAAAAAATATCAAAAAATTTTCATAAATGGGTTTCTAAAGGCATAATATCGCATTACTCATATACAGAAGAATAA
- a CDS encoding amidohydrolase family protein: protein MLIDFHVHLAGSGCNQSGIVLGSRFQKRPTFYFLKKSQKITADQMINDIDLLWIKRISNLVKESGTISKAVTLCFDAVYDEKGKIQLDLIQLYVPNEWGAEAVSQFPSTLLHGASIHPYRQDALQELEKAAKRGAFLIKWLPSAMGIDPESNLCLPFFEALKHYKIPLLSHTDREYTFAEPRKDWLKFNHIQKLKKALELGVVVIAAHGGTPSQMTEAHELAGKFENFFLDTSGLFNPSRVRSSLQLFKNAQENILSHRLLFATDWPVPAFPLFLIDKLGISSYKSISNIKNPFIKDLKIKELLGFTQEHFKKNQESLLTMLGRSHSEINLT from the coding sequence ATGCTCATTGATTTCCATGTTCATCTAGCTGGTTCGGGGTGCAACCAATCTGGCATCGTTTTAGGTTCTCGTTTTCAAAAAAGACCTACATTTTATTTTTTAAAAAAATCACAAAAAATCACTGCCGATCAAATGATAAATGATATCGATTTACTTTGGATAAAAAGAATTTCTAATTTAGTAAAAGAGTCAGGAACCATTAGCAAAGCTGTAACCTTATGCTTTGATGCCGTTTATGACGAAAAAGGAAAAATACAGCTCGATCTCATTCAACTGTACGTGCCCAATGAATGGGGCGCTGAAGCTGTTTCACAATTTCCAAGCACCCTACTCCATGGCGCCTCCATTCATCCCTATCGCCAAGATGCTCTTCAAGAACTTGAAAAAGCAGCAAAAAGGGGTGCATTTTTAATTAAATGGCTTCCTTCAGCCATGGGCATCGACCCTGAAAGCAATTTATGCTTGCCCTTTTTTGAAGCTTTAAAGCACTACAAAATTCCTCTTCTGAGCCATACCGATCGCGAGTACACATTTGCAGAACCCCGAAAAGACTGGTTAAAATTCAACCATATTCAGAAATTAAAAAAGGCTCTAGAGCTTGGCGTCGTCGTGATTGCAGCGCATGGAGGAACTCCGTCCCAAATGACTGAGGCTCATGAATTAGCAGGAAAATTCGAAAACTTTTTTTTGGACACATCCGGCTTATTTAACCCTTCTCGAGTACGCTCTTCACTGCAATTATTTAAAAACGCTCAGGAAAATATTTTATCCCACCGTTTGTTATTTGCTACAGATTGGCCTGTACCCGCATTCCCCCTCTTCTTAATTGATAAACTGGGTATTTCATCTTATAAATCTATATCAAATATAAAAAACCCTTTTATAAAAGACTTGAAAATAAAAGAACTTTTAGGCTTTACACAGGAGCATTTTAAAAAAAACCAAGAAAGCTTGTTGACAATGCTTGGTAGGTCGCATAGTGAAATAAACCTAACTTGA
- the murA gene encoding UDP-N-acetylglucosamine 1-carboxyvinyltransferase codes for MTTEQLLKINGGQKLSGGRVSIAGSSNQVTKCIIASLLTNEHVLIKNAPAVNERKIAEELFAHLGGEVEYVDEHTVRLCAYGLSKNSISREICQKNRISILAVGALLHRFGSAYIYGALGGDKIGKRPVDFHIKGLQEMGAHVELDGDLYHISVDEHGLQGAHIILPFPSVMTTENLIITATLAKGRTIIENAAIEPEITELVKMLQKMGADITINANRTYVIQGVSRLKGCELRIMPDRNQAVSFACAALATGGNVLLEKIPHDPLYSFLNYIQRMGAEFRVNSEGIYVSSPKGKRLKNSHIEVEVHPGFMTDWQQPFMVLFTQADGISILHETIFEDRLSYTRYLNSMGANINLFSTCLGEAPCRFKNKNHTHSAIIHGPTPLKGGNFRMPTDIRAGMCLVIAGLVASGTTMLSNIQEIQRKYDNIVEKLTQMGGDVSIVHGQLQK; via the coding sequence ATGACGACTGAACAACTCTTAAAAATCAATGGCGGCCAAAAACTGTCTGGAGGCCGTGTTTCCATTGCAGGTAGCAGCAATCAAGTCACAAAATGCATCATTGCTTCACTTTTAACAAATGAACATGTTTTGATTAAAAACGCTCCCGCCGTAAATGAGCGCAAAATTGCGGAAGAATTATTTGCACACCTGGGCGGCGAAGTGGAATATGTAGACGAACACACCGTACGTCTCTGCGCCTATGGCCTTTCCAAAAATTCTATTTCACGAGAAATTTGTCAAAAAAATAGAATTTCAATTTTAGCTGTAGGAGCTTTGCTGCATCGTTTTGGTAGCGCTTATATTTATGGGGCCTTAGGTGGCGATAAAATAGGAAAACGCCCCGTTGATTTTCACATTAAAGGCCTTCAAGAAATGGGAGCCCATGTCGAACTTGATGGCGATCTTTATCATATTTCCGTTGATGAACATGGCCTACAAGGCGCTCATATTATCTTGCCTTTCCCCAGCGTCATGACCACAGAAAACTTAATTATTACGGCTACTCTTGCAAAAGGCAGAACCATTATTGAAAATGCTGCCATCGAACCTGAAATTACTGAACTGGTTAAAATGCTGCAAAAAATGGGGGCTGACATCACAATTAATGCAAATAGAACCTATGTAATACAAGGTGTTTCAAGATTAAAAGGATGTGAATTAAGAATTATGCCCGATCGCAATCAGGCTGTGAGTTTTGCCTGCGCCGCGTTAGCAACCGGTGGCAATGTTCTGTTGGAAAAAATTCCTCACGATCCTCTGTATAGTTTTTTAAATTATATTCAAAGAATGGGCGCTGAATTTCGTGTCAATTCAGAAGGAATTTATGTTTCCAGCCCAAAAGGAAAACGATTAAAAAATAGCCATATTGAAGTGGAAGTGCATCCTGGGTTTATGACCGATTGGCAACAGCCTTTTATGGTTCTTTTTACTCAAGCAGATGGCATTAGTATTTTGCACGAAACTATTTTTGAAGATCGTTTGAGTTACACCCGTTACCTTAACAGCATGGGTGCAAATATTAATTTATTTTCAACTTGTTTAGGTGAAGCTCCCTGCCGTTTTAAAAATAAAAATCACACTCACTCTGCCATTATCCATGGCCCCACTCCTTTAAAAGGTGGGAATTTTAGAATGCCCACAGATATCCGCGCCGGAATGTGTTTAGTTATTGCAGGTCTTGTAGCATCGGGCACAACGATGTTATCTAATATTCAAGAAATTCAAAGAAAATACGATAATATTGTTGAAAAATTAACTCAAATGGGAGGAGATGTCTCTATTGTACATGGGCAACTTCAAAAATAA
- a CDS encoding PQQ-binding-like beta-propeller repeat protein has translation MNLSRYSVFMLSLGLSSPAFSFAEIRLVTTKPEILEVLGAYSPGPAGSQSTRPIVVMPFQKTFSTFGGLFSYHPFTIENQKEIIKKRMENKINLNPSYIVNMPRPVCGASPETNTLNCFDLNRNGQYLNSYPIPGSLSTTPIFSDNSWLIGTSKGFLIRAEANIENKFLPQLGESNTALWGANSRKYMKSFRPKPIYTEQGKASGTTSSTSAHNLPLPQGIKWVFPSSSQFVGTPIVQNGFAYLFSANQYIQAINWSTGKLAWTVRLAPDANLRMGSNALLATSSEVIAGTELGTLLILNPTNGSIMWTWQVPSATAAQREQTQLAAGPDRFSSLAAKPLLYERNIIVSNAESITQNISLDAKSSLWSYPIGSVAQPKIYKENVLLGSATGKIVSLNLESGNAQWSLNLTDDSSPIMSLFLTKSGVLLAASSRGQIYMVNPETGKLLAKNLPIGETNGEFFAGYGNSDACISFSQNGFRCFYAKVK, from the coding sequence ATGAATTTATCTAGATATTCTGTTTTCATGCTTTCTTTAGGGCTATCCTCTCCTGCTTTCTCGTTTGCTGAAATTCGTCTCGTCACCACAAAACCCGAAATCTTAGAAGTTTTGGGAGCGTATTCCCCTGGTCCTGCAGGTTCACAATCGACACGCCCCATAGTCGTCATGCCCTTTCAAAAAACTTTTTCAACCTTTGGGGGGCTTTTCTCCTATCATCCCTTTACCATTGAAAATCAAAAAGAAATTATAAAAAAAAGGATGGAAAATAAAATAAATTTAAATCCATCTTATATTGTCAACATGCCCCGCCCCGTATGCGGAGCTTCTCCTGAAACAAATACTTTAAATTGTTTTGATCTTAATAGAAATGGACAATATTTAAATAGTTATCCTATTCCTGGCTCTCTTTCTACAACCCCTATTTTTTCTGATAACTCTTGGCTCATCGGAACATCAAAAGGTTTTCTCATTCGCGCTGAAGCAAATATTGAAAATAAATTTTTACCTCAACTAGGCGAAAGCAATACCGCACTTTGGGGGGCAAATTCCCGAAAATATATGAAGTCATTCAGACCTAAGCCCATTTATACGGAACAAGGTAAAGCAAGCGGAACAACCTCTTCTACATCAGCTCATAACCTTCCTCTGCCGCAAGGAATAAAATGGGTATTTCCTTCTTCCTCTCAGTTTGTAGGAACTCCTATCGTACAAAATGGCTTTGCGTATTTATTTTCTGCTAATCAGTACATTCAAGCCATCAATTGGAGCACAGGAAAACTCGCTTGGACCGTGCGACTTGCCCCCGATGCCAATTTGCGCATGGGTTCCAATGCCCTTTTAGCAACAAGCTCAGAAGTAATTGCCGGAACAGAATTAGGCACTCTTCTTATTTTAAATCCGACGAACGGAAGTATCATGTGGACTTGGCAAGTTCCGAGCGCGACAGCGGCACAACGCGAGCAAACCCAACTGGCAGCGGGTCCCGATCGTTTTAGTTCCTTGGCAGCAAAACCACTTTTATACGAACGCAATATCATTGTTTCCAATGCCGAAAGTATAACACAAAATATTTCCCTCGATGCTAAGTCATCGCTGTGGAGTTACCCAATAGGAAGCGTTGCACAACCAAAAATATACAAAGAAAATGTATTGTTGGGATCAGCAACAGGAAAAATCGTAAGTTTAAATTTAGAATCAGGAAATGCCCAGTGGTCTTTAAACCTAACAGATGATTCTTCACCTATTATGAGTCTTTTCCTCACAAAATCAGGAGTTCTTTTAGCGGCGAGTTCAAGAGGACAAATTTACATGGTAAATCCCGAAACAGGAAAACTGTTAGCAAAAAATCTTCCAATCGGAGAAACAAATGGGGAGTTTTTTGCTGGATATGGCAATTCAGATGCCTGCATCAGTTTTTCTCAAAACGGTTTTCGCTGCTTTTATGCTAAGGTAAAATAA
- a CDS encoding tyrosine-type recombinase/integrase translates to METTLYSLLVDATSIELKSYKEYLGQSSPATIQRKFITLRRFLSWALKEGFRKNPIPDSPNRPTSQPLAPRWIMKNDLKALFRLVEKNGVKRDEAIITLLFHTGLRVSELVNLKWEDIELGRYEGLLKVCKGKGQKMRLVPLNAVARKVLQELWTLKNPTDEYLFHGKRGRLTENGVLKLFYTLSSSLNMDAKKRITPHRLRHTFCKTLLDKKESIEKVSTLAGHSSLTTTQKYVTPSLQDLGNSVKTLED, encoded by the coding sequence GTGGAAACGACCCTATATAGTTTGCTTGTCGATGCCACAAGCATTGAATTGAAAAGCTATAAGGAATACTTGGGCCAATCTTCCCCTGCCACTATCCAAAGGAAATTCATAACACTTCGAAGGTTTTTATCTTGGGCCTTAAAAGAAGGCTTCCGGAAAAATCCAATCCCAGACTCCCCAAACCGCCCCACTTCCCAACCTCTTGCGCCTCGCTGGATAATGAAAAATGATCTCAAAGCCCTTTTTAGGCTTGTAGAGAAAAATGGCGTGAAACGGGATGAGGCTATTATCACCTTACTTTTCCACACGGGCCTTCGGGTTTCAGAGCTTGTGAACCTCAAGTGGGAGGATATTGAACTTGGAAGATATGAAGGGCTTTTAAAAGTATGCAAAGGCAAAGGCCAAAAAATGCGGCTTGTCCCCTTAAATGCGGTGGCAAGGAAAGTGCTCCAAGAACTTTGGACTTTAAAAAATCCTACGGACGAATATTTATTTCATGGCAAACGTGGAAGGCTTACAGAAAATGGAGTCTTAAAACTTTTCTATACCTTAAGCAGTTCATTGAATATGGATGCTAAAAAGAGAATCACCCCGCACCGCTTGCGCCATACGTTTTGCAAAACTCTCCTAGATAAAAAAGAATCAATTGAAAAAGTGTCGACTCTGGCAGGGCACTCATCACTCACCACAACCCAAAAATATGTTACCCCCTCTCTTCAAGATCTAGGAAATTCTGTAAAAACTCTTGAGGATTAA
- a CDS encoding transposase: protein MVKKKSVKSQYSLEFKNQVLEVLENSPKSMAQIAREFEVSYPTLNSWKRSIGEKENSNIKKNSDELKKLKREYELLKKENEILKKAASFFAKQLD from the coding sequence ATGGTAAAGAAGAAATCAGTTAAAAGTCAATATTCTCTTGAGTTTAAAAACCAAGTCCTTGAAGTCTTAGAAAATAGCCCTAAAAGCATGGCTCAGATAGCTAGGGAGTTTGAGGTTTCCTACCCCACTCTGAATAGCTGGAAGCGTTCTATTGGCGAAAAGGAAAATTCAAATATAAAGAAAAACTCTGACGAATTGAAAAAGCTAAAGCGAGAATACGAGCTTTTAAAAAAGGAAAATGAAATCCTAAAAAAGGCGGCAAGCTTCTTTGCAAAGCAACTCGATTAA
- the ybeY gene encoding rRNA maturation RNase YbeY: MNKVKKIKFKPSVVFSTKKYNRIKKTKDGSYLISDEKINCSVSLLKLKKRITFILSLTCDFSTEMGIRICDETEMLSTNSYFRGKNYPTDVLSFPCTDDLTDQSEYSYLGDILICLPVCFNQAIQSRVSISQELERMIIHGIVHLKGFDHERNQSAWKVMTNLENSLQKELHNELGKPDWCDVSLSRK; the protein is encoded by the coding sequence ATGAATAAAGTAAAGAAAATAAAATTCAAGCCCTCTGTTGTTTTTTCTACAAAAAAATACAACAGAATAAAAAAAACGAAAGATGGCAGTTACCTTATTAGCGATGAAAAAATAAACTGTTCTGTTTCCTTATTAAAACTAAAAAAAAGAATAACTTTTATTTTATCCCTAACTTGTGATTTCTCAACTGAAATGGGCATCCGGATTTGCGATGAAACAGAAATGCTGTCTACAAATTCGTACTTCAGAGGCAAAAATTATCCTACCGATGTGCTAAGTTTTCCCTGTACAGATGATTTAACTGACCAATCAGAGTATTCTTATTTAGGAGATATTCTTATATGCCTTCCTGTTTGCTTTAATCAAGCGATACAGTCGCGTGTCTCCATTTCCCAAGAATTAGAGCGCATGATCATTCATGGCATCGTTCACTTAAAGGGATTTGATCATGAGCGAAATCAAAGCGCATGGAAGGTCATGACAAATTTAGAAAATAGTTTGCAGAAAGAGCTTCATAATGAGCTCGGAAAACCGGATTGGTGCGATGTTTCTCTTTCTCGCAAATAA
- a CDS encoding IS3 family transposase — MLEKLNYPILLLCKVMCVSKSGFYKWLECKDKNHQFEFSLEEEIKKIHTSSRGTYGRRRILSTLKKSFIKVGKKRISKIMKKLNLNGVGKPKFKTTTKVDRQAIHFPNLISGDFTSYKPNELWTSDITYIPTKEGWVYLCIILDTFSRAIIGWSMQDNLKREIVLNSLNMAYKKRSHFPNGIIFHSDKGSQYSSKEVRKYLKLNHFHQSMSNSCYENSITETFFSTLKKELVHRCNFLTRKEAKSSIIEYIEVFYNRIRAHSALDYLAPLEYEKNYEI; from the coding sequence TTGCTAGAGAAGCTTAATTATCCTATTCTTTTACTTTGCAAAGTAATGTGCGTTTCTAAAAGTGGATTTTATAAATGGCTTGAGTGTAAAGATAAAAATCATCAATTTGAGTTTAGCCTTGAAGAAGAAATAAAAAAAATACATACTTCTTCAAGGGGTACATATGGAAGACGGCGAATTTTATCAACACTTAAAAAGTCATTTATTAAAGTTGGAAAAAAACGAATATCCAAGATTATGAAGAAACTAAATCTGAATGGGGTCGGCAAACCTAAATTTAAAACAACAACAAAGGTTGATAGGCAAGCGATACATTTTCCGAATTTAATTTCAGGGGATTTTACTTCCTATAAGCCCAACGAACTTTGGACCAGCGATATTACTTATATTCCAACGAAAGAGGGCTGGGTTTATTTGTGCATAATATTGGATACTTTTTCAAGAGCAATAATTGGTTGGAGCATGCAAGATAATCTAAAAAGAGAAATTGTTTTGAATTCACTAAACATGGCATACAAAAAAAGATCTCATTTTCCAAATGGAATAATTTTTCATAGTGACAAAGGATCACAATATTCAAGTAAAGAAGTTAGAAAATATTTAAAATTAAATCATTTTCATCAAAGCATGAGCAATAGCTGCTATGAGAATTCTATTACAGAAACATTTTTTTCCACTCTAAAAAAAGAATTGGTACATCGATGCAATTTTCTTACTAGAAAAGAAGCAAAATCTTCGATTATAGAATATATTGAGGTGTTTTATAATCGAATTCGTGCGCACTCTGCCCTTGATTATCTTGCACCATTAGAGTATGAAAAAAATTATGAAATTTAA
- the csrA gene encoding carbon storage regulator CsrA, with translation MLVLTRKVGDVIAIGDNIKIIVMAIKGKQVRLGIEADRSTVVHREEIYQKIKQETNAASQSTVDSSTVAKELLQGKNGNEDNSAKEKKGIKIIRKSTDKK, from the coding sequence ATGCTAGTATTGACACGAAAAGTCGGTGATGTCATTGCTATTGGCGACAATATAAAAATTATCGTTATGGCAATAAAAGGGAAGCAGGTTCGCTTAGGTATTGAAGCGGATCGTTCTACTGTTGTGCATCGCGAAGAAATTTATCAAAAAATCAAACAGGAAACCAATGCGGCTTCGCAAAGTACGGTTGACTCCTCCACCGTGGCAAAAGAACTTTTGCAAGGTAAAAATGGCAATGAAGATAATTCAGCAAAAGAGAAAAAAGGGATAAAAATAATTAGAAAATCTACTGATAAAAAATAA
- a CDS encoding tetratricopeptide repeat protein, whose translation MIRLLRNSSLDQDASKSTLINPKRSSENTLFEETSYRAIRTAQRRKWTLISLIASVILFGIGILIYNQFVTSKNQRLAKEYSAIEEIYNQENLEFQKKYTEAKGNLPANVKADNAKSMEQFAQFAKTYASEPMGWLAGIRAGNYYITHDLNLKAKEILEPIVQTASNQPLIQVRVRTALAGIYAAEKDDQKALLELKIVEEIPQNPFPDQARFLRAQILYYSGNKAEALKILNQIISNPDSSNSANPLNQNAGSQIKQQAKIWLNYLES comes from the coding sequence GTGATTCGTTTGTTACGAAATTCATCTCTCGATCAAGATGCATCTAAATCAACTCTTATCAATCCAAAAAGAAGTTCTGAAAATACATTATTTGAAGAAACTTCTTACCGCGCCATCCGAACTGCACAAAGAAGAAAATGGACTTTAATTTCTTTAATTGCTTCTGTTATTTTATTTGGAATTGGTATTTTAATATATAATCAATTTGTGACTTCTAAAAATCAAAGATTAGCAAAAGAATATTCAGCCATTGAAGAAATATACAATCAAGAAAATTTAGAATTTCAAAAAAAATATACGGAAGCTAAGGGAAATTTACCCGCAAATGTAAAAGCAGACAACGCAAAAAGCATGGAACAATTTGCACAATTTGCAAAAACTTACGCATCGGAACCTATGGGTTGGCTCGCTGGCATCAGAGCAGGAAACTATTATATAACTCATGATTTAAATTTGAAAGCAAAAGAAATTCTTGAGCCCATTGTCCAAACAGCAAGCAACCAACCACTCATTCAAGTTCGCGTAAGAACAGCACTTGCTGGAATTTATGCTGCAGAAAAAGACGATCAAAAAGCTCTTCTTGAATTAAAAATTGTAGAAGAAATTCCTCAAAATCCTTTTCCCGATCAAGCGCGCTTTTTACGAGCCCAAATATTATATTATTCTGGAAATAAAGCCGAAGCATTAAAGATATTAAATCAAATTATATCGAATCCCGATTCCTCTAATTCTGCAAATCCATTAAATCAAAATGCAGGCTCACAAATTAAACAACAAGCTAAAATATGGCTAAATTATTTAGAATCATAA
- a CDS encoding matrixin family metalloprotease — MRIVTKSTFLFILIVFLFLLISCGLQNRIVQQDDNIGNINDVIMYSSGWGSYGYPITIDISTQITNENAKLLGYIQNAVNTWNNAIGRNILVLRTNIDAYTGNSFPNLYAPFQVAYKALYYDQMSGGRGGWVNNTGKDTNVIATTIFQAQNNTIFGANIRFNRDSYIFGDTTADSNTNTQYIADLESIALHELGHILGLGHAINESESVMYPYIGVGPSSFSSPTTARCLSANDIQRIRAIYPGGASANLSCMVN; from the coding sequence ATGAGAATTGTGACAAAATCTACATTTCTATTTATTTTAATTGTTTTTCTATTTTTGCTGATTTCGTGCGGTCTCCAAAATAGAATTGTGCAACAAGATGATAATATTGGCAATATAAACGATGTTATCATGTATTCTTCAGGTTGGGGTTCCTATGGTTATCCGATAACAATTGACATAAGTACACAAATTACAAATGAAAATGCAAAATTATTAGGTTATATTCAAAATGCCGTGAATACATGGAACAATGCCATTGGCAGAAATATTCTAGTTTTAAGGACAAATATTGATGCGTATACGGGAAATTCTTTTCCAAATTTATATGCTCCCTTTCAAGTTGCTTATAAGGCTCTTTATTATGATCAAATGTCTGGAGGTCGTGGTGGTTGGGTCAATAATACAGGAAAAGATACTAATGTGATTGCCACGACAATATTTCAAGCACAAAATAACACTATTTTTGGTGCTAATATTCGTTTTAACAGAGATTCTTATATTTTTGGAGATACCACCGCGGATTCTAACACAAATACACAGTATATAGCGGATTTAGAGAGCATCGCCTTGCATGAGTTAGGTCATATTTTGGGACTAGGGCATGCTATTAATGAGTCAGAAAGCGTCATGTACCCTTATATTGGCGTAGGTCCCAGCAGTTTCAGTTCTCCAACAACAGCACGCTGCCTTTCTGCAAATGATATTCAGAGAATTCGTGCAATTTATCCTGGCGGAGCATCTGCAAATTTGAGCTGTATGGTAAATTAG
- a CDS encoding L,D-transpeptidase family protein, producing the protein MILRCLTTRNMLKALIIQMTFYSSLCLASAEPLEDDQIAANATPLLPNLTQIQASDTNLKAFHKIPASFISLGRQPSAYALIVEKLQHKLSVYRTNQFGDYEIVKTYQAVTGKRQGDKRSSGDKKTPEGIYFITGKIEGDKLPSKYGPGALTLDYPNIFDQRLSKTGYGIWIHGVEDDTRIDKPFDTEGCVALKNQDWLDLEKYISPFETPVIITKEMTVWDSPKQLEEQKIAITSMLDSWKKAWENSELDSYLKFYSDSFRTLGKNKIQWSQIKSSLSSVRKGKINIEISEPKILSFEDQIFISFLQRYRSPEKEDFGRKFLYLKKENDDYKIISEKWIPEDKNKELLSALVGQNTDEYRNK; encoded by the coding sequence ATGATTTTGCGATGCCTAACCACTCGGAATATGTTGAAAGCCCTAATTATTCAGATGACTTTTTATTCTTCGCTTTGTTTGGCAAGCGCAGAACCTTTAGAAGATGACCAAATAGCAGCAAATGCCACTCCCCTTTTACCTAATTTAACACAGATTCAAGCTTCTGATACTAATTTAAAAGCATTTCATAAAATACCTGCTTCTTTTATAAGCTTAGGTCGCCAGCCTTCTGCCTATGCCCTGATTGTAGAAAAACTGCAACATAAACTGAGCGTCTATCGTACAAATCAGTTTGGTGACTACGAAATTGTAAAGACTTATCAAGCCGTCACAGGAAAAAGACAAGGAGATAAACGCTCTTCAGGGGATAAAAAAACTCCTGAAGGGATTTATTTTATTACAGGTAAAATTGAAGGAGACAAGCTTCCCTCAAAATATGGCCCCGGGGCACTGACATTAGACTATCCGAATATTTTTGACCAAAGACTCAGTAAAACGGGATATGGCATTTGGATTCATGGTGTTGAAGATGACACAAGAATTGATAAGCCCTTTGATACCGAGGGATGTGTTGCCTTAAAAAATCAAGACTGGCTTGATTTAGAAAAATACATCTCTCCCTTTGAAACTCCTGTCATTATTACGAAAGAAATGACTGTATGGGATTCTCCTAAACAATTAGAAGAACAAAAAATAGCAATCACTTCTATGCTTGATTCATGGAAAAAGGCATGGGAAAATTCGGAATTAGATTCTTATTTAAAATTTTATTCTGATTCCTTTAGGACATTAGGAAAAAATAAAATTCAATGGTCACAAATTAAATCCAGTTTAAGTTCTGTTCGTAAAGGAAAAATAAATATAGAAATAAGTGAGCCCAAAATATTATCATTTGAAGATCAAATTTTCATTTCATTTTTACAAAGATATCGTTCTCCTGAAAAAGAAGATTTTGGTAGAAAATTTCTTTATTTGAAAAAAGAAAATGATGATTATAAAATAATATCTGAAAAGTGGATCCCAGAAGATAAGAACAAAGAACTTTTAAGCGCTTTAGTAGGGCAAAATACTGATGAATACAGGAACAAATAG